One Brevibacillus choshinensis genomic window carries:
- a CDS encoding MFS transporter, translating into MSHAAALLFAIACGLSVASIYYAQPLLDAIAIEFGMAHASIGILITITQICYALGLFLLVPLGDMLNRRKLIFGQMLASVLALTIVGLSPSATVLFAGLSLVGFLAVVTQTLVAFAATLSAPERRGRVVGVVTSGVVIGILLARTFAGIVTDLAGWRFVYLVSAALVLIMACALFFSMPKKEHQTESLSYSYLLRSMLTLFRQEGILRVRAVLALLIFTVFSILWTSLVLPLSAPPLSLSHTAIGAFGLAGVTGALAAIRAGRYADRGLGQRTTGVALTLLLASWIPISNTEHSLLALVVGIVLLDMAVQAVHVTNQSMIFMVRPEARSRLTAAYMIFYSIGSAAGSISSTYVYSIAGWYGVCLLGAAVSVMALSFWAATVKHGEKTAKKEAHL; encoded by the coding sequence ATGTCTCACGCTGCGGCTCTTCTATTTGCCATTGCCTGCGGCCTTTCTGTCGCCAGCATCTACTATGCGCAGCCGCTGCTCGATGCGATCGCCATCGAATTTGGTATGGCTCACGCCTCCATTGGCATTCTCATTACCATTACGCAGATTTGTTATGCACTGGGACTTTTTTTGCTAGTGCCGCTCGGTGACATGCTCAATCGCCGCAAATTAATCTTCGGTCAGATGCTTGCTTCCGTTCTTGCCCTCACGATAGTCGGTCTCTCCCCTAGCGCCACTGTACTATTTGCCGGCTTATCGCTCGTCGGTTTTTTAGCAGTAGTGACGCAAACGCTGGTCGCTTTCGCAGCTACATTATCGGCACCAGAAAGACGGGGGCGCGTGGTAGGTGTTGTGACGAGCGGCGTCGTGATCGGGATTTTGCTCGCCAGGACCTTTGCCGGGATCGTAACCGACCTTGCTGGTTGGCGATTTGTCTACCTTGTATCGGCAGCGCTCGTGCTCATCATGGCCTGTGCCCTCTTTTTCTCCATGCCGAAGAAGGAACATCAAACAGAATCCCTCTCCTACAGCTATCTACTCCGCTCTATGTTGACTTTGTTCCGGCAGGAGGGGATCTTGCGAGTTCGTGCAGTGCTTGCTCTTCTGATTTTTACGGTTTTCAGCATTTTATGGACATCTCTGGTGCTCCCGCTCAGCGCTCCTCCCTTGTCCCTTTCGCATACGGCGATCGGCGCATTCGGCCTGGCGGGAGTAACAGGAGCGTTAGCCGCCATACGGGCTGGGCGATATGCCGATCGAGGATTAGGACAGCGAACAACAGGCGTTGCACTGACCCTCCTCCTGGCCTCGTGGATCCCCATCTCTAATACGGAGCACTCATTGCTTGCGTTAGTGGTCGGCATTGTACTTCTCGACATGGCCGTGCAGGCAGTCCACGTCACAAACCAGAGCATGATTTTCATGGTCCGCCCCGAAGCGCGCAGCCGGCTGACGGCCGCTTACATGATCTTCTATTCCATCGGCAGTGCAGCCGGGTCCATCTCATCCACCTATGTGTACTCCATCGCTGGATGGTACGGCGTTTGCCTTCTGGGGGCTGCTGTCAGTGTCATGGCACTCTCGTTTTGGGCAGCAACGGTCAAACATGGAGAGAAAACCGCAAAAAAAGAAGCCCATCTCTGA
- a CDS encoding TetR/AcrR family transcriptional regulator — protein MVRIREFDEEKALDAAMQLFWEKGYESASLSDLTARMGIQKPSLYAAFGDKKRLFEAALRKYTQAHASTVRSKLHGHSSVKEAFRSYFEDLVNAEYEEKSPNRGCFCINTIVELAPHDEKFEILTREHQMFLTVLFQEALERGIQTGELDSGLHAKALAQALVVSLIGLTVLMKSRPERSVVNNAVSVILSLIH, from the coding sequence ATGGTCAGAATTCGGGAATTTGATGAGGAAAAGGCACTGGACGCAGCCATGCAATTATTTTGGGAGAAGGGGTACGAATCCGCCTCGCTGAGCGATTTGACAGCTCGCATGGGGATTCAGAAGCCCAGCTTGTACGCAGCCTTCGGAGACAAGAAGCGGTTGTTTGAAGCAGCTCTACGAAAATACACGCAAGCCCACGCATCCACTGTACGTTCAAAGCTGCATGGCCACTCTTCTGTGAAAGAAGCCTTCCGGTCCTACTTCGAAGACCTAGTGAATGCGGAGTACGAGGAGAAAAGCCCGAACCGGGGGTGCTTTTGCATTAACACCATCGTGGAGCTGGCCCCCCATGACGAGAAATTTGAAATCCTTACGCGGGAGCATCAAATGTTTCTGACTGTCCTTTTTCAAGAAGCACTTGAGCGAGGAATCCAAACAGGAGAGCTGGATAGCGGGCTCCATGCAAAGGCGTTAGCTCAGGCGTTGGTCGTGTCATTGATCGGACTCACGGTGCTGATGAAGTCGCGACCCGAACGTTCAGTTGTCAATAACGCGGTATCGGTCATTCTCTCGTTGATCCACTGA
- a CDS encoding aldehyde dehydrogenase family protein: MKSVYELKMTIDGEAVAAEETLPVINPATEEVIAAVPQASKQELDAAVAAAKKAFSSWAATPIDERGEQLSRLADAIYANREELATLLRLEMGRPQAAALGEIDGASYWLKEVAKQRLKREVIEETENHRVERYFTPLGVVGAIVPWNFPFALSIWKIAPALLAGNTVVVKPSPYTPLTALKIGEIACGILPPGVLNVVSGGDDLGRWITEHPDVNKISFTGSTATGKKVMQSAASNLKRVTLELGGNDAAIVLPDADPAKIAKPLFWAAFRNTAQVCIATKRMYVHEDIYDAFLNELIEYAKTVKVGDGADPATELGPIQNKMQYEKVMDLIEDTKRIGASIVLGGDIEDKPGYFIPVTIVDNPPEDSRVVVEEAFGPVLPVLKYRDFDEVIARVNNTNYGLGGSIWGKDVDLAQSIAERLETGTVWINEVSVLSPHYPFGGHKESGLGVENSLDGLAEYTNSKTIMVNKKRSY; this comes from the coding sequence ATGAAGAGTGTGTACGAGCTGAAGATGACGATCGATGGAGAAGCGGTTGCTGCCGAGGAGACTCTGCCGGTGATCAACCCGGCCACGGAAGAAGTGATTGCCGCTGTGCCGCAAGCCAGCAAGCAGGAATTGGATGCAGCGGTCGCGGCAGCCAAAAAGGCATTTTCCAGTTGGGCTGCCACCCCGATCGATGAACGCGGAGAACAGTTGTCCCGATTAGCGGATGCCATTTACGCGAACCGCGAAGAACTGGCGACTCTCTTGCGGCTGGAGATGGGACGGCCCCAAGCGGCAGCGTTGGGTGAAATCGATGGAGCGTCCTATTGGCTAAAGGAAGTGGCCAAGCAACGATTAAAGCGGGAAGTCATCGAAGAAACCGAGAATCACCGCGTGGAGCGGTATTTCACCCCGCTGGGAGTCGTAGGAGCCATCGTTCCCTGGAATTTCCCTTTCGCTCTTTCCATCTGGAAAATCGCTCCAGCCTTACTCGCAGGTAATACGGTCGTCGTGAAGCCATCGCCCTATACCCCTTTGACTGCCCTGAAAATCGGCGAAATCGCATGTGGGATCTTGCCTCCAGGCGTTCTCAACGTGGTTTCGGGTGGGGACGATTTAGGCAGATGGATCACAGAACACCCGGACGTGAACAAAATCAGCTTTACGGGGTCGACGGCAACCGGCAAAAAGGTCATGCAAAGCGCGGCTTCGAACCTGAAGCGGGTAACGCTCGAGCTCGGAGGCAACGATGCGGCCATTGTACTCCCGGATGCTGATCCCGCAAAGATTGCCAAGCCGCTGTTCTGGGCAGCGTTCCGAAACACCGCCCAAGTATGCATCGCTACCAAGCGGATGTATGTTCACGAAGACATTTACGATGCCTTTTTGAATGAACTCATCGAATATGCGAAAACGGTTAAAGTGGGCGATGGTGCGGACCCTGCCACCGAGCTGGGTCCGATTCAAAATAAAATGCAGTATGAAAAAGTCATGGATCTGATTGAAGATACGAAACGCATCGGTGCCTCCATTGTGCTTGGCGGGGACATTGAAGACAAACCAGGCTACTTCATCCCGGTAACGATTGTGGATAATCCACCGGAGGATTCTCGTGTCGTGGTGGAGGAAGCTTTTGGGCCTGTCCTTCCTGTCTTGAAGTATCGTGATTTTGATGAGGTCATTGCGAGGGTGAACAATACCAATTATGGCCTCGGAGGCTCCATTTGGGGAAAAGACGTCGACTTGGCGCAGAGCATCGCTGAGCGACTGGAGACGGGGACCGTATGGATCAATGAAGTAAGTGTGCTCTCCCCCCATTATCCATTCGGGGGGCACAAAGAGTCTGGATTAGGTGTAGAGAATTCGCTGGATGGCCTTGCGGAGTATACCAATTCCAAAACGATCATGGTGAATAAGAAAAGATCCTACTAG
- a CDS encoding histidine phosphatase family protein, whose amino-acid sequence MKIGLVRHFKVKQEFPKGVLSGRELREWFEAYDLAEIEKGETDLHNIEWDHCFASEMPRAMQTAQNIFKGPIRMMAELVEVPAPVFGENMKLPFMIWGILIRLSWIFNKKTRSDIEQAKGRIHRVLDEVIALEEGNVLIVSHSALMMFMRKELLKRGFRGPSFKHADNGKLYVFEN is encoded by the coding sequence GTGAAAATCGGGTTGGTCCGTCATTTTAAAGTGAAACAGGAGTTTCCCAAAGGGGTGTTGAGCGGACGTGAACTACGTGAGTGGTTTGAAGCCTATGACTTGGCTGAAATCGAAAAGGGGGAAACTGACCTCCATAATATTGAATGGGACCATTGTTTCGCTAGTGAAATGCCGAGAGCAATGCAAACCGCTCAAAACATCTTTAAAGGACCCATTCGGATGATGGCGGAGCTCGTCGAAGTACCAGCACCCGTCTTTGGCGAAAACATGAAGCTGCCCTTCATGATTTGGGGAATCTTAATCCGGCTCTCTTGGATATTCAATAAAAAAACACGAAGCGACATCGAACAGGCGAAGGGAAGGATTCACCGTGTACTGGATGAAGTCATTGCGCTAGAGGAAGGGAACGTTTTGATCGTCAGTCATTCAGCCCTGATGATGTTCATGCGTAAAGAGCTCCTGAAGCGAGGTTTTCGGGGACCCTCTTTCAAGCATGCAGACAATGGGAAGCTCTACGTCTTTGAGAATTGA
- a CDS encoding undecaprenyl-diphosphatase, translated as MNAMEVNIHYFRLINDLGKQYPMWNPVFYVIAEYMVYGLALAVFLYWFRRTSENRMMVICGTVTFFLAELFGKVAGSLHYNQQPSAELTDVNQLVQKAVNNSFPSDHTILFFSFCMSFWLFKKRSGIFWMLLALCMGISRIWVGVHYPADVIVGALISIGSALAVYLVVPRLPIVHTLLGFYEKAEQALFPAKQKSRDL; from the coding sequence ATGAATGCCATGGAAGTGAATATTCATTATTTCAGGCTGATCAATGATTTGGGGAAGCAATATCCGATGTGGAATCCGGTGTTTTATGTCATCGCAGAATACATGGTGTACGGTCTGGCACTCGCTGTATTCCTGTATTGGTTCAGGCGCACATCCGAAAATCGCATGATGGTCATTTGCGGGACCGTTACATTTTTCCTCGCAGAATTATTTGGGAAAGTGGCCGGGTCTCTGCACTACAATCAGCAACCTTCCGCAGAGCTGACAGACGTCAATCAGCTGGTACAGAAAGCCGTCAACAATTCTTTCCCAAGCGACCATACCATCTTGTTTTTTTCCTTTTGCATGAGCTTTTGGCTGTTCAAAAAGCGATCAGGAATATTTTGGATGCTGCTGGCATTATGTATGGGGATATCCCGCATATGGGTCGGAGTGCACTATCCGGCTGATGTCATCGTGGGTGCGCTGATCAGCATCGGTTCTGCTCTGGCCGTATATTTGGTCGTGCCAAGACTTCCTATCGTCCACACACTACTCGGATTTTACGAAAAAGCAGAGCAAGCACTGTTCCCTGCGAAACAAAAATCGAGGGACTTGTGA
- a CDS encoding MFS transporter: MATLFLGIIYVAFISLGLPDALLGAAWPNMQADVDAPFETAGFLFMTMAAGTIVSSLASGTLVIRFGTGKITLVSCILTASALLGFAYAPSIVWLYACAVPLGLGAGAVDAGLNNYVAAHYKAHHMSWLHCFWGVGATLGPVIMAPFLSGKEMWRQGYLTVASIQFALVVILFFTLPLWTSRKARSTGEETTRTENRGVSEKTRPDKTLQKKEVTWALAPFLLYSGVEASIGLWGSSFLVERRDIPVSAAAHWISLYYAGITIGRFLTGWITFTMSNRQLIRTGQLIALSGSALLLLPLPPAFLLAGFMILGLGLAPIFPCMLHETPARFGHANSPAMMGYQMATAYTGSTFIPPLLGFAASYFSIGIFPFSILAAVVCMLFFTEQLNAIIKRRRPCMYQKQ; this comes from the coding sequence ATGGCCACACTGTTTTTAGGGATCATCTATGTAGCTTTTATTAGCTTGGGCCTGCCTGACGCTTTGCTGGGAGCGGCTTGGCCAAATATGCAAGCGGATGTAGATGCACCATTTGAAACAGCTGGGTTCTTATTTATGACCATGGCGGCAGGCACGATCGTGTCCAGCCTGGCAAGCGGCACCTTGGTGATTCGGTTCGGGACAGGCAAAATCACTCTCGTTAGCTGTATCTTAACAGCCAGTGCTCTGCTAGGCTTTGCTTATGCCCCCTCGATAGTCTGGCTGTATGCGTGTGCCGTTCCCCTGGGTCTAGGCGCAGGGGCAGTGGACGCAGGATTGAATAACTATGTGGCTGCACACTACAAAGCGCACCATATGAGCTGGCTGCATTGTTTTTGGGGAGTCGGGGCCACTTTGGGTCCCGTCATCATGGCACCCTTCCTGTCAGGAAAAGAGATGTGGAGACAGGGCTATTTGACTGTTGCGAGCATACAATTTGCATTGGTGGTCATCCTCTTCTTTACACTTCCTTTATGGACTTCGAGAAAAGCGCGTTCAACTGGGGAAGAAACCACGCGAACCGAAAATAGAGGGGTGAGCGAAAAGACGAGGCCAGACAAAACCTTGCAGAAAAAAGAAGTTACATGGGCCTTGGCACCCTTTTTGCTGTATTCCGGAGTCGAAGCATCCATCGGCTTGTGGGGAAGCAGCTTTTTAGTCGAGAGGCGGGACATTCCTGTCTCGGCGGCTGCTCACTGGATCTCCCTTTATTACGCTGGCATAACCATCGGCAGATTCCTGACGGGATGGATTACCTTTACAATGAGCAATCGCCAGCTCATTCGCACAGGCCAGTTGATTGCCCTCAGCGGTTCGGCATTACTGCTCCTGCCCTTGCCGCCAGCTTTCTTGCTGGCAGGCTTCATGATCCTTGGATTAGGCCTCGCGCCGATCTTTCCGTGCATGCTACATGAGACACCTGCGCGGTTTGGACACGCAAATTCTCCTGCCATGATGGGGTATCAAATGGCGACTGCTTATACGGGAAGCACGTTCATCCCTCCGCTGCTCGGTTTCGCCGCCTCCTACTTTTCGATCGGAATCTTTCCGTTCTCGATCTTGGCGGCGGTTGTCTGCATGTTATTTTTTACGGAACAACTAAACGCTATCATAAAAAGAAGACGACCTTGCATGTATCAAAAGCAATAG
- a CDS encoding oligosaccharide flippase family protein, with protein MHVPQLMKDFLLRSSLMTVGKIIGAIGRLILFRLLGSEGIGLYQMAYSYYGLMITVISGGFATALSLATAKNQHTGKQWFHFSLLLLAVLGGATGLFSYLGAPTIAKWMGIAELVRPIQLLAPAIVLVPVLSLMRGFLQGVQRYGAIAISELIEQVVRVISMVIFASLFLYAGLSEAVGGAILGAAAGAVVAFLFLLLPLSTSLSNVHPAPPSTASSLSVFLLSCMAIMGTRIILPFTDFLDSLLVPNRLVHAGYSDQEATRIFGEFFGIAATVVYVPTLITGSLSHIIMPRLTIAWDSFHSSEFLRKIKVGFHSVLLWGVSASFFLAVYANLLSTIVVGNDSLANVIQSLSLIPLISGLREFSTTVLWSMDMKRKPLIGLLLSTFVSTLVNLFVIGIPAFSKAGIVLGILSFEITSLAYNVWVLNRAISPRKFKLSVFRDIAICICFLLSLHLALIFLHSQLFHWNSPLLQQSVMGGTLILFIPPYLYVHLKYIQRQ; from the coding sequence ATGCATGTTCCCCAGCTAATGAAAGATTTCCTGCTACGGTCTAGTCTGATGACTGTAGGTAAAATAATTGGCGCGATAGGTCGCCTCATTCTGTTTCGATTGCTTGGTTCAGAAGGAATCGGGCTTTATCAAATGGCCTATTCGTACTATGGGCTGATGATTACGGTCATATCTGGAGGCTTTGCCACTGCCTTATCGTTGGCAACGGCAAAAAATCAGCATACGGGGAAGCAATGGTTCCACTTTTCCTTACTGCTGCTTGCAGTACTTGGAGGCGCTACGGGGCTGTTTTCCTATCTTGGCGCACCTACTATAGCGAAATGGATGGGGATCGCGGAGCTTGTGAGACCCATCCAACTGTTGGCGCCTGCCATCGTGCTCGTGCCTGTGCTTAGCCTGATGAGAGGGTTTCTTCAAGGTGTTCAACGCTACGGCGCAATCGCGATTTCAGAGCTGATTGAGCAAGTTGTACGAGTCATCAGCATGGTTATCTTTGCTAGTCTTTTTCTCTACGCTGGATTGTCTGAAGCGGTAGGGGGAGCCATTTTGGGGGCAGCTGCCGGCGCAGTGGTTGCTTTTCTGTTTTTGCTGCTCCCCCTCTCCACATCATTATCCAACGTGCATCCCGCTCCACCATCCACTGCCTCTTCCCTCTCTGTTTTTCTGCTTTCATGCATGGCTATTATGGGTACCCGAATCATCCTTCCGTTCACGGACTTTCTGGATTCTTTGCTCGTCCCCAACCGGCTCGTGCATGCTGGTTATTCCGATCAGGAGGCAACCCGAATCTTTGGAGAGTTTTTTGGAATAGCCGCTACTGTCGTCTATGTGCCCACCCTTATCACCGGATCACTCAGTCATATCATTATGCCAAGATTGACGATCGCTTGGGATTCCTTTCATAGTTCCGAATTTCTTAGAAAGATAAAAGTGGGATTTCACTCGGTGCTGCTATGGGGTGTATCGGCGTCTTTCTTTCTTGCGGTCTACGCAAATCTTCTGTCTACGATCGTTGTGGGAAATGATTCTCTTGCGAACGTGATTCAATCGCTTTCTCTCATCCCGTTGATTTCTGGCTTGAGGGAATTTTCTACCACTGTCTTATGGAGCATGGACATGAAGCGGAAGCCGTTGATTGGACTGCTGCTCTCCACTTTCGTTTCTACACTTGTCAACCTGTTTGTAATCGGCATTCCTGCTTTCAGCAAAGCTGGCATCGTTCTGGGAATCCTGTCGTTTGAAATCACCTCTTTGGCCTATAATGTATGGGTCTTAAATCGGGCTATTTCCCCTCGAAAATTCAAGCTATCTGTTTTTCGAGATATAGCCATCTGTATTTGTTTCCTTCTCTCGCTGCACCTGGCACTTATCTTTCTGCATTCGCAGCTCTTCCATTGGAACTCACCGCTGCTCCAGCAATCCGTCATGGGGGGTACGCTCATTTTGTTTATCCCTCCCTATCTCTATGTACATCTCAAATATATCCAGAGACAGTAG
- a CDS encoding amidase domain-containing protein, protein MGIACSARTGIMSSPSACMMLPDRKPSSKIKQMMAVMEALKLGTVTQNAYCLWEGHRLLTKRLFQVLFLFFLLLTTSDQSLAQNASNDEIQAFLNQLFHNRVQLLVHHRQEQLKPFYLQTEKRSKNAMEHEFHRSYYLKKWAEARGVQFVKATGDIRIVRVNKVGDSTRVSLVHSLQLTYQYPTQGEHTMGIGTRHVLNLKKNDGNWYVFKEWYLDPLEENPRLIPTTKQVSELTADQNLHSRKGNKKYNRKKAVQYADKYAGLANQAGQNRRYNQKYLDYTYQGGDCTNFTSQVLGDKEEGGGLPMRSDWRYRYNQGGNVAWVRTDSFNSFLIRSGYGKLIAKGTYEQIAKPTPKFPGTALSKLQPGDVIGYEMNGDVDHFSIVTARDIQGYVLVNSHTADRYHVPWDLGWDKRTKFLLYRIGD, encoded by the coding sequence ATGGGAATAGCTTGCTCGGCTAGAACTGGGATTATGAGTTCCCCTTCTGCATGCATGATGCTTCCCGATAGAAAGCCTTCTTCAAAAATAAAACAAATGATGGCGGTAATGGAAGCACTCAAATTGGGAACAGTAACTCAGAATGCTTATTGTCTGTGGGAGGGGCATCGATTGCTTACGAAGAGGCTTTTCCAAGTTCTATTCCTGTTTTTCTTGTTGCTGACGACTTCAGATCAGTCCCTTGCGCAAAATGCTTCGAACGATGAGATCCAGGCGTTTTTGAATCAATTATTCCATAATCGTGTTCAGCTGCTTGTGCATCACCGACAGGAACAGCTGAAACCATTCTATTTGCAGACAGAAAAACGCAGCAAGAATGCCATGGAGCATGAATTCCACAGAAGTTATTATCTAAAAAAATGGGCTGAAGCGAGGGGCGTCCAGTTTGTAAAAGCCACGGGAGATATCAGGATTGTCAGAGTGAACAAAGTGGGTGATTCAACCAGAGTATCCCTTGTGCATTCCCTCCAGCTCACCTATCAATACCCCACTCAAGGAGAGCACACAATGGGAATCGGCACGAGGCATGTCCTGAATTTGAAAAAGAACGATGGCAACTGGTACGTTTTCAAGGAATGGTATCTCGATCCGCTGGAAGAAAATCCAAGACTAATCCCTACCACGAAGCAAGTTAGCGAACTGACTGCGGATCAGAATCTCCACTCCCGAAAAGGGAATAAAAAATACAATCGGAAGAAAGCTGTTCAATACGCAGACAAATATGCGGGATTGGCGAATCAGGCCGGACAAAACCGAAGATACAACCAAAAGTATCTTGACTATACGTACCAAGGAGGAGATTGCACGAATTTTACTTCGCAGGTACTCGGAGACAAGGAAGAGGGCGGCGGACTCCCAATGCGTTCGGACTGGAGATACAGGTACAACCAAGGGGGAAATGTAGCGTGGGTTCGTACCGATTCATTCAACAGCTTTTTAATCCGAAGTGGTTATGGCAAGCTAATTGCCAAAGGCACTTATGAACAAATTGCGAAGCCGACACCCAAATTCCCCGGCACTGCCTTGTCTAAATTGCAACCAGGAGACGTGATTGGATACGAGATGAATGGGGATGTTGACCACTTCTCTATTGTCACTGCCCGGGATATACAAGGTTACGTTCTGGTGAATTCCCATACGGCAGACCGCTATCATGTGCCTTGGGATCTGGGCTGGGACAAACGTACAAAATTCCTCTTGTACCGCATCGGCGACTAA
- a CDS encoding FMN-binding glutamate synthase family protein translates to MGNNWMTFLLGSFAGAMIAIVVSGVLTLLFARPLIQWIVGQFTKRLMNDRYPENIWEMVSALTRVSPQTVIENSLRAAEAGVIERPFGSPRKFLHFDGLVFSPAQLATLAAPDDAEVDLRVTIGPRAKRPLTIEMPIMAAGMGYGIGVSEKTKIAIAKGTAAVGTLTNTGEGGFLPEERQHAKHLIIQYHSGSWSKEPHILKQADAIEIRFGQGATAGAANVTPVEYLEGRAAAIMQIQNQEYAVVPSRHEEIQKPQDLRGLVEKLRALTEGVPIGVKIGASAKLEADLEVAIWAGVDFISIDGGQAGSKGSPPILEDDFGLPTIHALSRAARYLRERGVKEQVTLLSGGGYSTPSECLKAVALGADGIYMGTSLLWAMTHDQVTKAIPWEPPTQLLFYPGSLTEEFHEQEAAQYLENFLTSFAEEMRLAILALGKTSLQQMGPDDLVALDEWTSKITNVPLVSEPYLPEKEWMDSLYASTEGEEKRNKRPDRQTKTRKPDT, encoded by the coding sequence ATGGGAAACAACTGGATGACGTTTTTGCTCGGATCCTTTGCCGGAGCCATGATCGCAATCGTCGTGTCAGGAGTACTCACGCTTTTATTCGCGAGACCGCTGATACAATGGATCGTCGGACAGTTTACGAAAAGACTCATGAACGATCGTTATCCGGAAAATATTTGGGAGATGGTATCGGCTCTGACACGTGTATCTCCCCAAACGGTGATTGAAAATAGTTTGCGTGCCGCAGAGGCTGGAGTGATCGAAAGACCATTCGGCAGCCCTCGTAAGTTTCTCCATTTTGATGGATTGGTCTTTTCACCTGCCCAACTGGCAACCCTGGCTGCTCCTGACGACGCAGAAGTCGATTTGCGAGTGACAATCGGACCGCGTGCGAAAAGACCATTGACGATCGAGATGCCGATCATGGCAGCAGGCATGGGGTACGGAATCGGTGTCTCCGAGAAAACGAAAATCGCAATCGCAAAGGGAACGGCAGCCGTTGGTACATTGACCAATACCGGAGAAGGGGGATTTTTGCCCGAGGAGCGACAACACGCAAAGCATTTAATCATTCAATACCATTCAGGTTCGTGGTCCAAGGAGCCCCATATACTCAAGCAAGCAGATGCCATCGAAATCCGATTCGGACAGGGAGCTACAGCCGGCGCTGCAAATGTCACGCCTGTCGAGTATCTCGAGGGAAGAGCCGCTGCCATTATGCAGATCCAAAACCAAGAGTATGCGGTTGTCCCTTCTCGGCATGAAGAAATCCAGAAACCGCAAGATCTTCGCGGGCTCGTCGAGAAGCTTCGTGCCCTCACAGAAGGTGTCCCCATCGGCGTCAAAATAGGTGCAAGTGCCAAACTGGAAGCGGATCTGGAAGTGGCCATTTGGGCAGGTGTCGATTTCATCAGCATCGACGGAGGGCAAGCAGGCTCCAAGGGCAGTCCACCCATCCTGGAAGACGATTTCGGGCTACCGACCATCCATGCCTTGTCGCGAGCTGCACGCTATCTGAGAGAGCGGGGGGTGAAAGAGCAGGTCACACTGCTTAGCGGCGGCGGATATTCGACTCCATCGGAATGCTTGAAAGCTGTCGCATTGGGCGCTGATGGCATCTACATGGGGACGTCGCTCCTGTGGGCCATGACCCATGATCAAGTAACGAAGGCGATACCTTGGGAACCACCCACGCAGCTGTTGTTTTATCCCGGCAGCTTGACAGAGGAGTTCCATGAGCAAGAAGCCGCACAGTATTTGGAAAATTTTTTAACATCGTTTGCAGAAGAAATGAGGCTCGCTATCCTTGCCCTGGGAAAAACCTCGCTTCAACAGATGGGGCCGGATGATCTGGTAGCCTTGGATGAATGGACGAGCAAAATCACGAATGTCCCACTCGTTTCAGAGCCTTATTTGCCCGAAAAGGAGTGGATGGATTCGCTCTATGCATCGACAGAAGGCGAAGAAAAGAGGAATAAGCGGCCAGATAGGCAAACAAAAACCCGCAAGCCGGACACTTGA
- a CDS encoding GNAT family N-acetyltransferase, with protein sequence MIIREIEEKDNQQVESVIRTCLIEFGADKPGTAWADPNLGDFYHLYQSEGSNYWVVEDHNNKIVAGCGIGPIQGWPAICELQKMYALEETRGTGIANDLLKVALEFAKQHYEKCYLETLSNMVAANKFYKKHGFIQLEKPLNATEHYACDAWYIKTL encoded by the coding sequence ATGATCATCAGAGAGATCGAAGAAAAAGATAATCAGCAAGTGGAATCGGTCATTCGAACTTGTTTGATCGAATTCGGGGCTGACAAGCCTGGCACGGCATGGGCGGATCCAAATTTGGGGGATTTTTATCATTTGTATCAGTCTGAGGGTTCTAACTATTGGGTGGTTGAAGATCACAACAACAAAATTGTGGCTGGATGCGGCATCGGTCCAATCCAAGGCTGGCCAGCCATCTGTGAATTGCAAAAGATGTACGCTCTGGAAGAAACGCGCGGCACCGGAATTGCAAACGATCTCCTGAAGGTCGCCCTGGAATTTGCCAAACAACATTATGAGAAATGCTATCTCGAGACACTCAGCAACATGGTCGCAGCCAATAAATTTTACAAAAAGCATGGGTTCATCCAGTTAGAGAAGCCATTGAACGCAACCGAGCACTACGCTTGTGATGCCTGGTATATAAAAACGTTATAG